CGCCACCTTCTGCACCTTCGCCCCATCCTTCGTGATCATCATGAACGGAGCGCCGCTGATCGACCGCGTCCACGGCGCGGGGGCCCTGACACACGCACTCACGGGGATCACGATCGCCGTGGTCGGGGTCATCGGCGGTCTGGCGGTCTTCGTCGGCGAGAACGTCCTGATCGTGGACGGCCGGCCCGACTGGCTCGTCGTCGGGCTCGCCGCCGCCGCGTTCCTGGCGGTCTGGCGGTTCCGGGTCGGCGTCCTACCGGTTGTCGGCGTCTGCGCCGTCGTCGGCCTGCTCTCCGGGGTACTCGGCTAGGGCGACGCCCGCTCGGCGGGAGCGGTGCGGACGATCGCCTCCCCGAAGAACTCCACCTCGTCGCGGAGGCGCTCGGCGACACGCTCGCTGATCCGATGCCCCTCGGCGACGTCGATCCCGCCATCGATCTCGGCGTCGATCTCCGCCCTGATCACGTGCCCCTGCCAACGAGCGCGGACACCCCGGAGGCCGTCGACACCCTCGGTCCCAGCGGCGATCCGGCGGATCTGCTCGCCCACGGCCGGGTCGACGCCGTCGAGCAGGCGTTCGCCGATGCTCTTCGACGCGTCCCAGACGATCTTCATGATGACCGCGCTGATCAGCAGGCCGACGACCGGGTCGGCGGCCGGCCAGCCGAGCGCCACCCCGATCGCCCCGGCGACGACCGCCAGCGACGTGAGCCCATCGGTCCGCGCGTGGTACCCGTCAGCGATCAGGGCCGCCGAGCCGATCTGACGGCCGACGCGGATGCGGAAGATCGCGACGGCCTCATTGCCCAGGAAGCCGATCACGCCCGCCAGCGCGACGGCCCAGAGCAACTGGACGTCCTGGGGATCGAACAGCCGGCGGATGGACTCGTAGGCGGCGAAGACGGCCGAGAAGAGGATCAGGCCGATGATCACCAGGCCTGCCAGGTCTTCGGAGCGGTGCAGGCCGAAGGGGAAGCGCGCGCTCGGGGGTCGCCGTGAGAGAACGAAGGCGATCGCGAGCGGCACGGCCGAGAGGGCGTCGCCGATGTTGTGGACGGTGTCCGCCAGGAGGGCGACCGAGCCCGTGACGACGACGATCACCACCTGGAGCGCGGCCGTCACGCCGAGCCCGACAACCGACCACTTCAGGGCCCAGAGGCCACGCTCCGACGAGGCGATCGCGGGGTCCACCGTCCCGTGGCGGTGCCCGTGATCGTGGTCGTGCCCGTGTCCATGCGGGTGGTCATCCGTGTGGTGACCGTGCCCCGCATGGCCGGACGCGGCTCTCTTGCGACGCCTGCGGCCGATCACGCGGAGGTCCGGCGGTGGGCGGGAGTCGCCGAGAGACCGAGCCGGGTGTGCTCGGTGTGGGAGACGGCCTGGTCGAGCAGCTCGGCGACGTGGTCGTCGTGGAGGGCGTAGACGACCGTCCGCCCTTCCCGGGCCCCGACGACGAGCCCGAGCAGGCGCAGCACCCTCAGCTGGTGCGACACGGCGGACTGCTCCATGCCGAGGTGGGCGGCGAGCTCGGTGACGGTGCAGTCCGACTCGCGGAGCCGGCCGAGGATCATCACGCGGCTTGGCGTGGCGAGCGCCTGCATGACCCGCGCGACATCCTCCGCGACGCCGTGGTCGATCGGCTGGCGCGCATGATCATCACGGTGCCCCATGAACCAAGACTACATGAACAGTCCTTCATACATGGTTTGTGGCGGTGGGTTCCCTTCTTCCAAGCGGCGGGCCGGCTCGACGAGGTCGCTCACGAGCACGACTGCGGCACGTCCGGCCGGGCATCCACAACCCTGAGCGCGGTCGCGACGATCAGATGAAGCGAACTCCAGATGAGGCGCTACGGTCCCGGCGGCTCAGGCCCGCAGCGAGTGGGCGGCGCGCGATCCGGGACCCGCCTGAACGGCTGGGGCGGCGGTCACCGTCACATCGGGCACGCCGGCCTGGCCGGTTCGCACATGCTCGAGATGGAAGACCGCCTGCGCCAGCAGGTCGGCGACGTGATCGTCGTGGAGCGCATAGATCATCTGCCGCCCTTGACGCTGCCGGGTCACCCAGCCCATGTGGCGCAGCATCCGCAGCTGGTGCGAGGTGGCCGACGGCGTGAGGCCCGCCGCCTCGGCGAGATCACCGACCGCGCAAGGCTCCTGGCAGAGGCGCCCGAGGATCAGGACACGGGCAGGGCTGGCGAGGATGATGAAGGAATCCGCGATCTCGGCCGCGTCGTCGGCGTTGATCGCGATCCGGGCCGTGCGGGAGATCTGATGACTCATGTCACGGCCGGGTGACAGTTGCGTCGGCGAGGCAACGCCGATCCGGGTACTGCCACCGCACGACTAGCTCGAAGCGCGCAGGACGCCCGGCTGGCTCTCAGCCACCAACCACGAGCAGTAGTCAACGCCCGTCATGGCTGGCCCGACACCCCCGCTCAGTCACGAAACGACCGGGTGTCTCAGGACGGCCGACCGGAAGAGGGCGCGCGCGCCGAACTGAGTGGGCTTCCGGCACCCCAGCCGAATCAGGGACCTGGCGCACCGCCAACCGATGCTCGAGACGCCGAGCGGATCCCCACGCCCTACTTATGGGGAGAGTTGCGCGCACTGTCCAGGAGGGGCAGTGCCCGAAAGCAGCGCGAAGCCGATCCGAGGACGTATCGCGCGGGCTTTCCCGGCCGTTCACCGGTCAGCGTCACCACCCCCCCCCCCGCCTCCCGGCTCTCGCTTCTCTATAGGCCCGACCGGATCCGTCAAAGGGTGTCGATCTGGGGTCACCATGTCGACCGCTTCAAGACGCGCACTCGGATTCACTCGCTGGACTCAAGCCGCCTGGTGGCGCGCCGGGGAAGGCGAGCGAGCTTGAGCCCCGAGGCCTCCCGTCCATCGCACGCGTACGCACTCACACGCCGCCAGCTTCCCGGCGGTCGCCGTCCACGTGTCACGTATCACCCTGCGGCTGTGACCGCTTGACATAGCGAACGCGCGCCAAGCACCCTTCCGTCATGCGCCTGCCCCGTCTGCGGACACTTCTCGCCGCCGCGCTCGCCAGCCTGGCTTTGGCGGCGCCCTCGGCCGTCGCCGGCTGGTACTACGCCGACGGGGCGGGGGCCTTCGGCACCCTGGCCAACGGCAACTACACCAGCGGCGGCGCGGCCGGCTACTGGACCTTTGGGCTCTTCGACAACGAGAACACGGGGGCCTCGAAGCAGTTCTTCCGAGTCCGTTACAGCGCGGGATGTGGCGGCACTTTGACCACCGTCCAGTGGAACTCCACCAACTACGGAAATCCCAAGAACTGGACGATACCTTTCAGCACCGGCGGTTGCAGCTACACCTACGGACGCAACGTGTCAGGCGGCAACGCTCGTCTTGCCGCAGGTCAGTTCCAATAGGGGAACTCGGATGAACTCCAATAGACGAGTAGGGATCATCGGCGTGGCCCTGGCGGCCGTCTTGGCCTCGGCTGGCCTTGCGGTGGCGCTGCAGGCTCATGACAGCTCCGGCCCGACGGGCGTCGCACCCGCCGCCTCGAGCCCGCCGCAGACTGTCGAGAGCCCGATCCCCGCCGGCGGATTCGCACATCCGCCTGCCGGTCCCGCAGTGGGTCCCCCGCCCTCGCCGTCGCCGCCGCAGCCAGCTGTCGCGATCGTTCTCGATGGGCGGGCTTTCACGGTTCCCGCCGTCGTGGAGAGGCTTCTGGACCTGGGCGGCGCCGAGCTGCTTGCAGCCGACGTCAACGGCCGGTCATATGTGGCCGCCGAGAGCGCCGACGCTCGTGGGACCTGCTTCATGGAGGTCCCGGCGGCACCCGATGCGGACCCGGTGATCGGGTGCGATGAGGAGGGTGCGCTCGCGGCCAAAGGCGGCTGGCTGGTCCATCACCAAGGACCGGTGTCCGGGACGCGCTCCGGGGTCTTCATCCTGCCCCCGGGAGAGGTCACGTTGCGGGCCACCGCCGGCGCGCGCACGCTGAGTCCCGGTGGGCGAGCGGTTGTGTTCAACGACCTGCCGATGGACGTCGAGGCCCTTCAGGTGACGACGGCCCGAGGAAGGACACTGAGCCCGACCTTCCCGTAGCGGATATTGCGCCTCCCGGGCTCCACGCAACGCCCAGCCGGCACTCGGCCAGTGGACGACGTCCGTCCTGGCTGGTCCGACACCAACCCGCGCTCAGTCACGAAACCACTGGGTGCCCTGGAACGCTGTCTCCAGAGAGGCCACGTGGGCGCCCAACCGAGGGGGCTTTCGGCGCCGGACGCACTTGACGACCTCAAGGGTGCCGTGACCGGCGAGTAGCGTTCTACCGGCTTCCTGCGGCTCGTGAGAGGCCGCAGGAAGCACGCTCCGGTCGGGAAGTGCGACACCTGGACGGTCAGTCGTCAGGTGAGTGATCGGCGCGGCCATAGACCCCCATGGTCGTCACGAGCCCGCCGAAGCAGCAGAGCTGCAGGCTCTACTCGTACCCAGAGACCATCATCGAACCCACGTCACGTACCAGCGCCCGTCGACAGTTCCAACATGAGGCGCTGATACTCCCACGAGAAGGTCACGGCCATCGTCCGGAGCGGGGGGGGGACCTCGCGGATGGCTGTGCGCCACACACGCTCGGGCAGAGGAACGACGGAGCCTTCTGATGCGCTCGACGGTGGCAACCCATTGCAGCACCTCGAAGGACTGATCCGGCGCGATCCTCACCATTCGCCGACGGGGGCGGGCCGGCGCTCGAGTCCGGCCTTCCACTCGCCTCGCGTGGATCCAGTGGGGCTCGCTCGAGACAGCCCGGTCCTCGGCACCGCGCGAGGCACGCTCAGCGGATACGTCCTCCGCGAGGTCGCGCTGACGGTCGCTGCGGGCACGCCGATCGGCGCTTTAGCGATGCAGGTTTTTGCCATATAGATCAAAACTTTGTATCGTCAACGCGTGGCCTTGGGACATGCCGAGACGATCGAGTGCTTCCACCTGGGATTCCTCGCGGTCCTGCGCACCCGTCTGGATGAGGGCCGCTACGTCCTCAAGGGCGGCGCGAACCTGCGCTACTTCTTCTCCAGCGTCCGCTACTCCGAGGACATCGATCTCGACATCAGCGGGGTCGAGGGCTGGAGGATCGAGGAGCAGGTCGACAAGGTGCTCGCCTCGGACGCCCTCGGGATCGTGCTCCGCGCCGCGGGTGTGAGCGTCGTGCTGGAGGACGTGAGCAAGCCCAAGCAGACCAAGACCACCCGGCGTTGGAAGATCCCCGTCGCCGGTGCGGGCGTGCGGGAGCCGGTGCGCACGAAGGTCGAGTTCAGCAACCGCAACGGGGAGACCCGGTTCAGGCTGGAGGCCGTCCCCGGCGAGATCGTGCGGCGATACGCGATGCGCCCGCCCTCTGTGCAGCACTATCTGCTGCAGCCGGCGACCGAGCAGAAGGTCTACGCCCTCGCCGGGCGCCCCGAGACCCAGGCGCGAGATGTCTTCGACCTCGACCTGCTGTTCGGCCGAGCGCCGCTGGCGGATGACGCCGTCGAACCGCATGTCCGGACGGCCGCCGCGGAAGCCGCCCTCGCCCTGCCCTACGAGGCATTCGAGGACCAGGTTCTGCCGTTCCTCGACCCTGCGGTGGCCGACCTCTACGACAGGAACGCCTGGAACCAGATGCTCGAGCACGTCGTCGAGGAGCTACTCCGATGAACGCGACCCAAGCTCACGGGCAGCTGCGCGCCTTCAGGCGTCCGATCATCGAGACGCGTGAGGCAGCTGCGCTCCTACGAACCTCCCTGAGCAACGCCTCACGCCTGTTGCGGGCGATGTCGCAGGCAGGTCTGGTCCGCCGGGTCCGGCAGGGCCTCTGGGCGCTCGATCCCGAGATCTCCCCCGTCGTCGCGGCCCCCTACATCACCTCCCCATACCCGGCCTACGTCTCGCTGTGGTCCGCCCTCGCCCACCACGACATGATCGAGCAGATCCCCGCCAGGGTCTATGTGGCCTCGCTGCACCGGACCCAGCAGATCCCCAGCGGCCTCGGGCACTACTCCATCCACCACCTCGCGTCCGAGGTCTTCGGGGGATTTGAAGGTGATCCCGAGGGCGGCTACATGGCAACCGCCGAGAAAGCCGTGTTCGACACGCTCTACGTCCGAGCTCCCCGCGGCGGACGCGTCCACTTCCCAGAGCTGTCCCTACCCGAAGACTTCCGCCACGACGACCTTCGCGGGTGGGCCGCACGCATCCCGACCCCTCGGCTTCGCACGATCGTGCAGCGAAGTATCGAGCAGACACTGGGGCTCGCCGCAGTCCCCTGACCGTGGCACGCCCCGCGCCACAGAGCCGGCAGCGGCGAGGGACCACGGCCAAGGCGCCCCGTGCGCGGGAGAAGAACCCATCCCGCGAACGCACGAGCAAGCGTCGCCCCACGCTCACATCCACTCCAAGCGAGCAGGAGTCCCGCCCCCGCCGTCTCCGCGACGCCGAGAGCCCCTCAAGCAGCCGCGCGTAACGGCTCGTCACTCCCAACAGGCCCTCAGGCGGCGAGCCCCCGAACACCCCCCCCTCTATCGACACCAGACCCGAAATGCCTGGGGAACGGACACGGCTCCTCCGTGCCAGGGTGCTTGGACCGGGTGTCAGTTGCGTCGGCGAGGCACCGACGATCCGGGTCCAAAACCGCACGACGACGCTAGGACGGATCCCCGCTGACGCGAGCGACGTCATCGAGGCTCTTGTCCATCAGATGGGCGGCTGCTGCCAGATCGCCGCCGCGAAGGGCGGCTCGGGCACGATCGATCCCTTGCTCGAGTCGGTCAGCGTGCCGCGCCACGAACTCTTCAACTGCGACATCCACGACCTGGGCCCCCAGAGAACTCAAGCTCGCCTGGTGGCGAGGCGGGGGAGGCGCTGGCGTCCGGGCCGGACCGAGGAAGCGAGGGGGCACGCCCGTGCCGGCACTGCTCAGGGTCGGTGCGGGTGCGGTGCCCAGAACGGGCGTCCAATGGGCCTGGGGGCGGCCCCGGGCCGTATCCCGCGCGGGCTCTCTCCATCACCCCGCTGACCGTGGCCTATCGGCGCGCCTGCTTGAAGGCTGCCACCTGCTCGGCGGCCTCCGTCAGTACTTCCGTCGTGGGTGGCCACGCACCCGTCTCCGGCCCGCCAACGGGTGGCCTGCTGGTTTCAGCACCTGCCAGGTAGGTGGTCTCCGCTAAACCGACCCGTATGAAGGCGCGGTCTGCTCTGATGAGGGCCCACTCGACGGCGTCTTCCACGCGCTCGAATCCGGACTGCTCAGCTACAAGCTGGTCGTCATCCTCGACATGTGCAAAGAAGCTCCGTTCTCGTTCAAAGTCGTGAACATCCTCTGCTACC
This DNA window, taken from Miltoncostaea oceani, encodes the following:
- a CDS encoding cation diffusion facilitator family transporter, with translation MDPAIASSERGLWALKWSVVGLGVTAALQVVIVVVTGSVALLADTVHNIGDALSAVPLAIAFVLSRRPPSARFPFGLHRSEDLAGLVIIGLILFSAVFAAYESIRRLFDPQDVQLLWAVALAGVIGFLGNEAVAIFRIRVGRQIGSAALIADGYHARTDGLTSLAVVAGAIGVALGWPAADPVVGLLISAVIMKIVWDASKSIGERLLDGVDPAVGEQIRRIAAGTEGVDGLRGVRARWQGHVIRAEIDAEIDGGIDVAEGHRISERVAERLRDEVEFFGEAIVRTAPAERASP
- a CDS encoding ArsR/SmtB family transcription factor, with the translated sequence MGHRDDHARQPIDHGVAEDVARVMQALATPSRVMILGRLRESDCTVTELAAHLGMEQSAVSHQLRVLRLLGLVVGAREGRTVVYALHDDHVAELLDQAVSHTEHTRLGLSATPAHRRTSA
- a CDS encoding ArsR/SmtB family transcription factor, which produces MSHQISRTARIAINADDAAEIADSFIILASPARVLILGRLCQEPCAVGDLAEAAGLTPSATSHQLRMLRHMGWVTRQRQGRQMIYALHDDHVADLLAQAVFHLEHVRTGQAGVPDVTVTAAPAVQAGPGSRAAHSLRA
- a CDS encoding nucleotidyl transferase AbiEii/AbiGii toxin family protein, whose amino-acid sequence is MALGHAETIECFHLGFLAVLRTRLDEGRYVLKGGANLRYFFSSVRYSEDIDLDISGVEGWRIEEQVDKVLASDALGIVLRAAGVSVVLEDVSKPKQTKTTRRWKIPVAGAGVREPVRTKVEFSNRNGETRFRLEAVPGEIVRRYAMRPPSVQHYLLQPATEQKVYALAGRPETQARDVFDLDLLFGRAPLADDAVEPHVRTAAAEAALALPYEAFEDQVLPFLDPAVADLYDRNAWNQMLEHVVEELLR
- a CDS encoding type IV toxin-antitoxin system AbiEi family antitoxin domain-containing protein, translating into MNATQAHGQLRAFRRPIIETREAAALLRTSLSNASRLLRAMSQAGLVRRVRQGLWALDPEISPVVAAPYITSPYPAYVSLWSALAHHDMIEQIPARVYVASLHRTQQIPSGLGHYSIHHLASEVFGGFEGDPEGGYMATAEKAVFDTLYVRAPRGGRVHFPELSLPEDFRHDDLRGWAARIPTPRLRTIVQRSIEQTLGLAAVP